The Gemmatimonadaceae bacterium genome has a segment encoding these proteins:
- a CDS encoding metallophosphoesterase: MTKPLVLSCAALAVLLVGAPAAAQQIGGTVFVDANGNGRRDSNERGVAGVAVSNQDTVVTTDASGAFRIPRGSSRIVFVSFPDGFRARGAFWRAVGDSASSIAFALTATGRVRAFSFVHASDTHISPASVDRTRRLGALVDSLSPAFLIVTGDLVRDALRVGEPEATSYYDLFAHETSAFRTAMWTVPGNHENFGIERDKSHVSATNPLYGRGMYRKYFGPDYYSFNYGGVHFVGLNTADIEDRWYYGHVDSLQLAWLQRDLALVPPTMPVVTFDHIPFVSTIEAFNGYMDGPPAPSLITVNGKTVYRHTVSNAGDVLSILRKRNHVLALGGHFHAAEKVVYEIEGQRTRFNLAAAIVGPTNSHGLVFPSGVTLYTVRDGVIDDGKFIPLGFPERVTP, from the coding sequence GTGACAAAGCCTCTGGTTCTCTCATGCGCGGCGCTCGCAGTCTTGCTCGTCGGCGCTCCCGCGGCGGCGCAGCAGATCGGTGGTACCGTCTTCGTCGACGCGAACGGCAATGGCCGGCGCGACTCGAACGAGCGCGGCGTCGCTGGCGTCGCCGTCTCCAACCAGGACACGGTTGTGACGACGGACGCATCGGGCGCCTTCCGCATTCCGCGCGGCAGCTCGCGGATCGTTTTCGTCTCCTTCCCCGATGGCTTTCGCGCGCGCGGCGCGTTCTGGCGCGCGGTCGGTGACAGCGCCTCGAGCATCGCCTTCGCACTCACGGCGACAGGACGCGTCCGCGCGTTCAGCTTCGTTCACGCGTCCGATACTCACATCTCGCCCGCGAGCGTCGACCGCACGCGCCGCCTCGGCGCGCTCGTCGATTCACTCTCGCCCGCGTTCCTGATCGTTACCGGCGATCTGGTGCGCGACGCGCTCCGCGTCGGCGAGCCCGAGGCGACGAGCTACTACGATCTCTTCGCGCACGAGACGTCGGCTTTTCGCACGGCCATGTGGACCGTGCCCGGGAACCATGAGAATTTTGGTATCGAGCGCGACAAATCACACGTCAGCGCGACAAATCCGCTGTACGGTCGAGGTATGTACCGCAAGTACTTCGGCCCGGATTACTACTCGTTCAACTACGGCGGCGTGCACTTCGTCGGGCTCAACACCGCGGACATCGAGGATCGGTGGTACTACGGACACGTGGACAGCCTGCAGCTCGCGTGGCTCCAGCGCGACCTCGCGCTCGTTCCGCCGACGATGCCCGTCGTCACCTTCGATCACATTCCATTCGTCTCGACCATCGAAGCATTCAACGGCTACATGGATGGCCCGCCCGCTCCGTCCCTGATCACGGTGAATGGAAAGACGGTGTATCGGCACACGGTCTCCAATGCCGGTGATGTGTTGAGCATCCTGCGCAAACGGAACCACGTCCTCGCTCTCGGCGGCCATTTCCACGCGGCCGAAAAGGTGGTGTACGAGATCGAGGGCCAGCGGACGCGATTCAATCTCGCGGCGGCGATCGTGGGCCCGACGAACTCACATGGCCTGGTCTTTCCGTCGGGCGTGACGCTCTACACGGTGCGCGACGGCGTGATCGACGATGGGAAGTTCATACCACTCGGATTTCCGGAGCGCGTAACGCCGTAG